A stretch of the Saccharolobus caldissimus genome encodes the following:
- a CDS encoding cytochrome c oxidase subunit II, which yields MEKARIFELSTIIFAIVILTVLGVFSDIYLNSINSGAYLTAHAKQDAIPIKVIAMQYAWEFVYPNGTVSVDKLVLKANQTYLLEITSKDVIHAFYIPQLGFKFEAIPGYVYDFYIVINKPGVYDIWCAEFCGPGHYLMRGTLIVVS from the coding sequence ATGGAAAAAGCTAGAATATTTGAATTATCAACCATAATATTTGCAATAGTCATTTTGACAGTATTAGGAGTTTTTTCCGATATATATTTGAATTCAATCAATTCTGGGGCATATCTTACTGCTCACGCTAAACAAGACGCTATTCCTATCAAGGTTATAGCAATGCAGTATGCATGGGAATTTGTATATCCTAACGGCACAGTCTCAGTAGATAAGTTAGTTTTAAAGGCAAATCAGACATATCTTCTTGAAATAACATCTAAAGATGTTATACATGCTTTTTACATACCCCAACTCGGATTCAAATTTGAGGCAATACCAGGTTACGTATACGATTTTTACATAGTAATCAACAAGCCTGGAGTTTACGATATATGGTGTGCTGAATTTTGCGGCCCTGGTCACTACTTAATGAGAGGTACTTTAATAGTGGTGAGTTAG